From Sulfurovum xiamenensis, a single genomic window includes:
- a CDS encoding class I SAM-dependent methyltransferase, which translates to MIPFNHLGWIFKYIGPAIYPRKIRGSLCRFLIPLSRSASVLDLGAGTGIMSEFAYACRPDLQFTAVDPAEGMLKYSAEYIQTHTAYAELLPFDTFSFEAILIGEALHHFQDVDQSIQEMVRVLQNGGSVFIYDFDSSTFIGKILCRIERLFGEPGNFYPPEVLKKKLESHGFTVHISHFGYRYIIVAQLRSI; encoded by the coding sequence ATGATTCCGTTTAATCATTTGGGTTGGATATTCAAATACATCGGACCAGCCATATATCCCCGTAAAATACGAGGGTCACTTTGCCGTTTTTTAATACCACTTTCAAGATCTGCATCGGTATTGGACCTTGGTGCAGGGACTGGGATCATGAGTGAGTTTGCCTATGCTTGTAGACCTGATCTTCAATTTACCGCGGTGGATCCTGCTGAGGGTATGTTGAAATATTCTGCTGAATATATACAAACACACACAGCCTATGCAGAGCTACTCCCCTTTGATACCTTCAGTTTTGAAGCCATACTTATAGGAGAAGCGCTGCATCATTTTCAGGATGTTGATCAATCGATACAAGAGATGGTACGTGTGCTTCAAAACGGTGGAAGTGTTTTTATCTATGATTTTGATTCCAGTACCTTTATAGGTAAAATTCTTTGCAGGATAGAAAGATTGTTCGGAGAACCTGGTAACTTCTATCCACCTGAAGTCTTAAAGAAAAAACTTGAAAGTCATGGATTTACGGTTCATATTAGTCATTTTGGGTATCGTTATATTATTGTGGCACAACTGAGATCGATATAA
- a CDS encoding YaiI/YqxD family protein: protein MTLFIDGDAFPNLLKPIILRSIERLALSTKVIANKKIHIGTSKHIEYIIVDQGADEADHHIVELCDAGDLVITADIPLADRIISKEAHAIDHRGELYSVDNIKQYLAMRNLMESIRESGEMTSGPKAFGPKDAHAFANQLNAFLAKHV, encoded by the coding sequence ATGACACTCTTCATCGACGGTGATGCTTTTCCAAATCTTCTGAAACCCATCATATTACGCAGTATAGAACGTCTGGCTCTATCCACCAAGGTCATAGCCAATAAAAAGATCCATATCGGTACATCTAAACACATCGAATACATTATCGTTGATCAGGGTGCCGATGAGGCGGATCATCATATCGTAGAATTGTGTGATGCGGGCGATCTTGTCATCACAGCCGACATCCCTTTAGCTGACAGGATCATCAGTAAAGAGGCCCATGCCATAGACCATAGAGGTGAACTCTACAGCGTAGATAACATTAAACAATACCTGGCCATGAGAAACCTTATGGAAAGTATTAGAGAAAGCGGTGAAATGACAAGCGGACCCAAAGCATTTGGTCCAAAAGACGCACATGCCTTTGCAAATCAACTTAATGCATTTTTAGCCAAACATGTATAG
- a CDS encoding YwbE family protein → MTGGQKRENIKYGLDVGVVLKEDQGTGRLTYGKVQKILTNSPTHPHGIKVRLNTGEVGRVKEIL, encoded by the coding sequence ATGACAGGTGGACAAAAAAGAGAAAACATCAAATACGGCTTGGATGTCGGAGTGGTATTGAAAGAAGACCAAGGAACAGGAAGACTCACCTATGGTAAAGTACAAAAGATCCTCACCAATTCCCCTACCCATCCCCATGGTATCAAAGTACGTTTAAATACCGGTGAAGTAGGCAGAGTAAAAGAGATCCTATGA
- a CDS encoding TrmH family RNA methyltransferase, whose amino-acid sequence MLNEKRITRIDDVLSKKQPDLQVMLDNLYSSQNLSAIIRSADAVGVLDVYYATKEDASVRIHKTITQGAHRWTHRYRMHNDHKVSFIKEKKTQGFQVVVTHLEEQAVSFREVDYTKPTLLVMGNEKEGVSSEIVKLADEIIIIPMQGMVQSLNVSVATGLILYEAQRQRELSGRYNASSLTSEKKEEIKAAWVYRDTIARKSKGQIPIILEEKIIGF is encoded by the coding sequence ATGTTAAATGAAAAACGTATAACCCGTATTGATGATGTATTGAGTAAAAAACAACCTGATCTGCAAGTGATGCTGGATAATCTCTACAGTTCACAAAACCTTTCTGCTATTATACGTTCAGCTGATGCGGTGGGTGTCCTTGATGTTTACTACGCTACAAAGGAAGATGCGAGTGTTCGTATTCATAAAACGATCACACAGGGTGCACACAGATGGACACACCGTTACCGTATGCATAATGATCATAAGGTGTCGTTTATAAAGGAAAAAAAGACGCAGGGTTTTCAAGTGGTAGTCACTCATCTTGAAGAGCAGGCGGTTTCTTTTAGAGAAGTAGACTATACAAAACCTACACTACTTGTAATGGGAAATGAAAAAGAGGGTGTTTCATCTGAGATAGTAAAACTGGCTGATGAAATCATCATCATTCCGATGCAGGGTATGGTGCAAAGTCTCAATGTCTCCGTAGCCACAGGACTGATACTCTATGAAGCGCAAAGACAACGTGAACTTTCTGGTAGATACAATGCTTCTTCCTTGACCAGTGAAAAGAAAGAGGAGATAAAAGCAGCATGGGTCTATCGTGATACCATTGCGCGAAAGAGTAAAGGTCAGATTCCTATTATATTAGAAGAAAAAATAATAGGTTTTTAA
- a CDS encoding molybdopterin-dependent oxidoreductase produces MERRDFFKKAIVTAGAAAVGTSTLEAGVTTQPIDNRKVSPVAFPEKRPLIMYSDRPPLLETPRDVFTSALTPNDQFFVRWHMPDIPTHIDPDTYTIHVNGLVKNELHISLNDLKTKFEQVEVTAVLQCGGNSRSAFKPIAGGIQWGSGAMGCATWKGVRLKDILHLAGLERDAKWIGFNGSERAAYYETPEFVRELELSELDDHVILAYEMNGEDLPYLNGYPLRLVLPGYYSDSWVKMLSNITVTNEYKKLFFMDVAYRVPDNETESETPEKRYPTTKPIKKMNVKSVIGYPTKDSLVSHKSHVVIRGVAWDDGHGIQDVLISTDGGKTWDKAILDDGKLGRYAYRAFRYPYKPTTFGKVTIMAKAINKIGQEQPFAKDIKWNHGGYKYNGIDEVTVEVV; encoded by the coding sequence ATGGAAAGAAGAGATTTCTTTAAAAAAGCTATTGTAACTGCTGGTGCTGCAGCTGTAGGTACTAGTACATTAGAGGCGGGGGTAACTACTCAACCTATTGATAACAGAAAAGTATCACCGGTTGCTTTTCCTGAGAAAAGACCACTGATAATGTATTCTGACAGACCACCTTTGTTGGAAACACCTAGGGATGTATTTACCTCTGCACTTACACCAAATGATCAGTTCTTTGTTCGTTGGCATATGCCAGATATCCCAACTCATATTGACCCAGATACCTATACGATCCACGTCAACGGTCTTGTAAAAAATGAGCTCCATATCTCACTGAATGACCTCAAAACCAAGTTTGAACAGGTAGAAGTAACCGCTGTTCTTCAATGTGGTGGTAACAGCCGTTCTGCATTTAAACCTATCGCTGGTGGTATCCAGTGGGGTTCAGGTGCCATGGGTTGTGCAACATGGAAAGGTGTTCGTTTAAAAGATATTCTTCACCTGGCAGGATTGGAAAGAGATGCAAAGTGGATCGGGTTTAACGGTTCTGAAAGAGCTGCTTATTATGAAACACCTGAATTTGTACGTGAACTTGAACTCAGTGAACTTGATGACCACGTGATCTTGGCGTACGAAATGAACGGTGAAGACCTACCATACCTTAATGGTTATCCTCTTAGACTAGTACTTCCGGGGTATTACTCTGATTCATGGGTAAAAATGCTTTCAAACATCACCGTAACCAATGAATATAAAAAACTCTTCTTCATGGATGTTGCTTATCGTGTACCGGATAATGAAACAGAATCAGAAACACCGGAAAAGAGATACCCTACGACAAAGCCTATCAAAAAGATGAATGTCAAGTCTGTGATCGGATATCCGACAAAAGATTCATTGGTATCTCACAAGTCTCATGTCGTAATACGTGGAGTTGCGTGGGATGATGGTCATGGTATACAAGATGTACTCATTTCTACAGATGGTGGAAAGACATGGGATAAAGCCATTCTTGATGACGGTAAACTCGGTCGTTATGCTTATAGAGCCTTTAGATATCCATATAAGCCAACTACATTCGGTAAAGTAACGATCATGGCTAAAGCGATCAATAAAATAGGACAAGAACAGCCATTTGCCAAAGATATCAAATGGAATCATGGTGGATATAAATATAACGGTATCGATGAAGTTACTGTGGAGGTAGTATAA
- the upp gene encoding uracil phosphoribosyltransferase, with protein sequence MIYELSNPVAKTLLNHLREKKSDALRFRHIVQELSRLLVYEALKNETLYDQTVTTWQGEETFGFIKEEDIIFVTILRAGLPMIESVTALFPNASSGFLAMKRDENTHQSILYYDRIPECEGKTVIIVDPMVATAGSLCDAISVIEGKSPKKIISLNIIGSPEGMAVLKQKHPNVEVFIAHIDKKLNEYKFIIPGLGDAGDRSYNTMD encoded by the coding sequence ATGATCTATGAACTCTCCAATCCTGTTGCAAAAACTTTATTGAATCATTTACGAGAAAAGAAATCGGATGCATTGCGTTTTCGACATATCGTCCAAGAGTTATCTCGACTTCTTGTCTACGAAGCCTTAAAGAATGAAACGCTTTATGATCAAACAGTCACTACATGGCAAGGTGAGGAAACATTTGGATTTATTAAAGAAGAAGATATCATTTTTGTCACTATTTTACGTGCAGGTCTTCCTATGATAGAATCTGTTACTGCACTTTTTCCAAATGCATCTTCAGGGTTTCTAGCTATGAAACGTGATGAAAACACCCATCAAAGTATACTCTATTATGACCGTATACCCGAGTGTGAAGGGAAAACTGTTATTATTGTCGATCCTATGGTAGCGACTGCTGGATCACTCTGTGATGCGATATCTGTTATTGAAGGGAAATCACCCAAAAAGATCATCTCACTCAATATTATCGGTTCTCCGGAGGGCATGGCAGTTTTAAAACAAAAACATCCAAACGTAGAAGTATTTATTGCACACATTGATAAAAAACTAAATGAGTATAAGTTCATCATTCCAGGATTAGGAGATGCTGGAGATCGATCATATAATACTATGGACTAA
- a CDS encoding AAA family ATPase produces MSEKKTKDTPKIKQSKIGFDDIVGHKHIKERLKGIIKIIKNPKMLERFDTPIPKGLLLYGPVSVGKSMLAKAFAKEAGVSYLEISGSKLFELEYIKEVYDIASKNAPCIVILEDIDIKGIMQGAITNVSFSDIAKILESTDERVFTFATAESLDEIDPILTSPQKLDFLLEVLELDKDARRFFIEKILEKPHDPKIDVERIVRYITGMSALELERIGRMAALSVVEQDKEHITEEILIEQINIIKYGHKVEKQMVETLEKELKMTAYHEAAHAVLSVLLLPHIKIEQVTISPRSKMLGFVSYNEEDQLSNISKIDLFHDICVLLSGRLAKVKKMGDDQMDSGAQNDLSQASLQAYAAITTLGMDKELGYINLNAINTLDNYFLEQQIEKRFLHWMHVAKQNAEKLVETHWDKIETLALKLIEQEIVESTELAEIVGDEKITCEIPDSL; encoded by the coding sequence ATGTCAGAAAAAAAAACAAAAGATACACCGAAAATAAAGCAATCTAAAATTGGATTTGATGATATCGTAGGGCATAAGCATATCAAAGAACGTCTCAAAGGTATTATTAAGATCATTAAAAATCCGAAAATGCTTGAACGATTTGATACTCCCATTCCTAAAGGTCTACTGCTCTATGGTCCTGTAAGTGTAGGGAAAAGTATGCTTGCAAAAGCATTTGCAAAAGAGGCAGGAGTCTCTTATCTGGAGATATCAGGTTCAAAACTTTTTGAACTGGAGTATATCAAAGAGGTATACGATATTGCCTCCAAGAATGCTCCCTGTATCGTTATATTGGAAGATATTGATATAAAAGGCATTATGCAGGGGGCGATCACCAATGTCTCTTTTTCAGATATTGCCAAGATACTGGAGTCCACAGATGAACGGGTTTTTACTTTTGCTACAGCTGAGAGCCTTGATGAGATCGATCCTATACTCACTTCACCACAAAAGCTTGATTTTTTATTGGAGGTTTTGGAACTTGACAAGGATGCCAGAAGATTTTTTATAGAAAAGATCTTGGAAAAACCCCATGACCCCAAAATAGATGTTGAACGAATTGTGCGTTATATCACCGGTATGAGTGCCTTGGAATTGGAAAGAATAGGGCGTATGGCAGCACTGAGTGTAGTAGAACAGGATAAAGAGCATATCACCGAAGAGATACTCATTGAACAGATAAATATTATCAAGTACGGGCATAAAGTTGAAAAGCAGATGGTTGAAACACTCGAAAAAGAACTTAAAATGACAGCCTATCATGAAGCAGCACATGCAGTGCTTTCAGTACTTCTTTTACCTCATATTAAAATTGAGCAAGTGACTATTTCACCACGAAGCAAGATGCTTGGTTTTGTCTCTTACAATGAGGAAGACCAGTTGTCCAATATCTCTAAGATAGACTTGTTCCATGATATTTGTGTTCTGCTATCCGGTCGTTTAGCAAAAGTGAAAAAAATGGGGGATGATCAGATGGACAGTGGAGCACAGAATGACCTTTCACAAGCTTCTTTACAAGCTTATGCCGCCATTACAACCTTGGGGATGGATAAGGAACTGGGCTATATCAACCTTAATGCAATCAATACTTTAGACAATTACTTCCTTGAACAACAGATAGAAAAAAGGTTTTTGCATTGGATGCATGTAGCAAAACAAAATGCTGAAAAGTTGGTAGAAACACACTGGGATAAGATAGAAACGTTGGCACTTAAGCTTATTGAACAGGAGATAGTAGAGAGTACAGAACTCGCTGAGATAGTCGGTGATGAAAAGATTACCTGTGAGATCCCGGACAGTTTATAA
- a CDS encoding DUF2459 domain-containing protein: MECNCYLYNILASLIVFSVTLLTGCTKPISEFYPPDPGRTDNKTVYVVNHGIHTGIVVPKQDAVYYMHSFNDFKHARYLEIGWGDETYYQTDPNTLWMGVRALFWPTDSVIHVAAFQTDPVTYFHNKEVVPLKLSQAGFTRMVKVIYDSFALNQQGQPIKLGKGLYGTSKFYRAKGSFHLFNNCNVWSAKAIRSSGFPLNIFSVFTSDNIMYQLKEHKN; encoded by the coding sequence ATGGAGTGTAACTGCTATCTATATAACATACTAGCAAGCTTGATAGTTTTTTCTGTTACTCTCTTGACCGGTTGCACTAAACCTATCAGCGAATTTTATCCACCGGATCCGGGACGGACTGATAATAAAACAGTTTATGTTGTCAATCATGGAATACACACAGGTATTGTTGTACCAAAACAAGATGCGGTTTATTATATGCATTCTTTTAATGATTTTAAACATGCTAGATATTTAGAGATAGGCTGGGGAGATGAGACCTATTATCAAACGGATCCAAATACGCTTTGGATGGGTGTAAGAGCACTCTTTTGGCCTACAGATTCAGTGATTCATGTCGCTGCATTCCAGACAGATCCCGTAACCTATTTTCACAACAAAGAGGTAGTACCATTAAAACTCTCCCAAGCAGGTTTTACCAGAATGGTAAAAGTCATCTATGATAGTTTTGCATTGAACCAGCAGGGACAGCCTATCAAATTGGGAAAAGGGCTCTACGGCACAAGTAAATTCTATCGCGCAAAAGGATCTTTCCATCTGTTCAATAATTGTAATGTATGGAGTGCAAAAGCAATCCGTTCCTCCGGCTTCCCACTAAACATATTTTCTGTATTTACATCTGATAACATCATGTATCAATTAAAAGAGCATAAAAATTAG
- a CDS encoding cation:proton antiporter, giving the protein MDVHNFFLILFLILVTARILGELFARLGIPSVLGELSAGILLGVSGFGLVEVNDVLKILAEIGILLLLFEIGLDTDIARLKQAGGKAIIVALFGAVFPFTVSAFVAYYLFDLTLVVSLFIGGTLTATSIGITMRVLKDLQKEHSEVAQIVIGAAVLDDILGVIVLVFIYDYAITQTLSLTNTLNTTVFILLFFLLAPAFAHFISHFMRKFDEHKRVPGFIPTLIIALIALFAYMSHLFGAPEILGSFAAGIALSRRFILPFGMGLQHDEVFLEKVKMAITPIAQMFTPIFFVMVGLSMNLKVIDFTSVTFWSLAFVFLVIAIIGKYIGAFLLRDTSALKKALIGISMIPRGEVGLIFAEVGRVNGILDDQIYAVLIFVIIVTTIAPPFLLKWLFKYEVNGS; this is encoded by the coding sequence ATGGATGTACATAATTTTTTTCTCATACTTTTTTTAATATTGGTCACGGCAAGGATCCTAGGTGAACTCTTTGCCCGATTGGGCATACCTTCTGTACTGGGTGAGCTTAGTGCAGGTATACTTCTTGGTGTCTCAGGCTTTGGTCTTGTAGAGGTGAATGATGTACTCAAAATACTGGCCGAGATCGGTATTCTTCTTCTGCTTTTTGAAATCGGACTAGATACTGATATTGCACGTCTTAAGCAAGCAGGGGGCAAAGCGATCATTGTTGCACTGTTTGGTGCAGTGTTTCCCTTTACTGTTTCTGCATTCGTGGCCTACTATCTATTTGATTTGACACTGGTTGTCTCACTCTTTATCGGAGGTACACTGACAGCAACAAGTATAGGGATAACCATGAGGGTACTGAAAGATCTTCAAAAAGAACATTCTGAAGTTGCCCAGATCGTCATTGGTGCAGCAGTATTGGATGATATATTAGGTGTGATAGTCCTTGTTTTTATTTACGATTATGCAATCACACAAACATTAAGCCTGACAAATACCTTGAATACAACGGTATTTATCCTACTGTTTTTCTTGCTGGCTCCTGCTTTTGCACATTTTATCTCTCATTTTATGAGGAAATTTGATGAACATAAAAGAGTGCCTGGGTTCATACCGACGTTGATCATAGCACTTATAGCGCTTTTTGCTTATATGTCACATCTTTTTGGTGCCCCTGAAATTTTAGGTTCCTTTGCTGCAGGTATAGCACTTTCAAGACGGTTCATACTTCCTTTTGGAATGGGGTTACAACATGATGAAGTATTTTTAGAGAAAGTAAAAATGGCTATAACGCCTATCGCACAGATGTTTACACCCATCTTTTTTGTGATGGTAGGGTTATCAATGAACTTAAAAGTGATTGACTTTACTTCTGTAACATTTTGGAGTTTAGCATTTGTTTTCCTGGTGATCGCGATTATTGGAAAATATATAGGTGCTTTTTTACTCAGAGATACCAGTGCATTGAAGAAAGCATTGATCGGTATTTCTATGATCCCACGAGGAGAAGTAGGGCTGATATTTGCAGAAGTAGGGCGTGTAAACGGTATACTGGATGATCAGATCTATGCTGTTTTGATCTTTGTCATCATTGTAACAACCATTGCTCCACCATTTTTACTGAAATGGCTTTTTAAATATGAGGTGAATGGATCTTAG
- a CDS encoding inorganic phosphate transporter — MIRMAKKMEKAAIKSSGFDFIRLGFALFFLVAVLTYSFLSSGHIPNNMFLAIAALFGAYMAMNIGANDVANNVGPSVGSKALTMGGAIVIAAIFEGAGAFIAGGDVVKTIKKGIIDINAFGTNVDPFIWAMIAALLAAALWLNFATMMKAPVSTTHSIVGGVMGAGIAAAGFTIVSWGTMGQIAASWIISPVIGGVIAAIFLYAIKKTIIFQNDKVAAARKWVPIFVAIMSWAFMTYLTLKGLKKIWPSIVDIFVFLPDEKTPSFLTASIFGLIVAVIVYIIMNKTVAKRATNLHNTRDSINLLFTVPLIFAAALLSFAHGANDVANAIGPLAAINDAVITGGISAKAGIPLWVMAVGALGIALGLALYGPKLIRTVGSEITELDQMRAFSVAMAAAITVIIASQLGLPVSSTHIAVGGIFGVGFLREYLESTGQVERIEKQQINIEDEKRVLRAYSSELITLEEKTDKSKADYERIVDLYKAIDQEEERIKAAKKRIKSVEKVKYVKRDAVKKIIAAWVITVPASAVLSAAIFFMIRGIVL, encoded by the coding sequence ATGATACGAATGGCCAAAAAAATGGAAAAAGCGGCAATCAAGAGTAGTGGTTTTGATTTTATAAGACTTGGTTTTGCGCTCTTTTTTCTCGTAGCGGTTTTGACCTATAGTTTTTTAAGCTCAGGGCATATACCAAATAATATGTTTTTAGCTATCGCCGCACTATTTGGTGCCTATATGGCTATGAACATCGGTGCGAATGACGTTGCAAACAATGTAGGCCCTTCTGTTGGTTCAAAAGCACTTACTATGGGTGGTGCCATTGTCATTGCAGCTATATTTGAGGGCGCTGGTGCATTTATAGCCGGTGGAGATGTTGTAAAGACCATTAAAAAAGGTATTATTGACATCAATGCATTCGGTACCAATGTTGATCCTTTTATTTGGGCGATGATTGCAGCGCTCCTGGCTGCAGCACTATGGCTGAACTTTGCAACGATGATGAAAGCGCCTGTATCAACCACCCACTCTATCGTAGGGGGTGTGATGGGAGCAGGTATTGCTGCTGCAGGGTTTACTATCGTGTCATGGGGCACTATGGGTCAAATAGCTGCTTCTTGGATCATATCACCGGTGATTGGAGGAGTCATTGCAGCAATATTTTTATATGCCATCAAAAAAACGATCATATTTCAGAATGACAAAGTTGCCGCAGCCAGAAAATGGGTACCTATTTTTGTAGCTATTATGTCTTGGGCATTTATGACTTATTTAACACTGAAAGGCCTCAAAAAGATCTGGCCTTCGATCGTAGATATTTTCGTCTTTCTCCCGGATGAAAAAACACCTTCTTTCCTTACCGCATCTATATTTGGACTGATAGTGGCTGTAATCGTGTATATAATCATGAATAAAACGGTTGCAAAGAGAGCAACCAATCTTCATAACACCAGAGATTCGATCAATTTACTCTTCACTGTGCCATTGATCTTTGCAGCAGCACTATTAAGTTTTGCTCATGGTGCAAACGATGTAGCCAATGCTATTGGTCCATTGGCAGCGATCAATGATGCTGTGATCACAGGTGGAATTTCGGCTAAAGCTGGTATACCTTTATGGGTGATGGCAGTAGGAGCACTTGGTATTGCTCTTGGACTTGCACTGTATGGACCAAAACTGATCAGAACAGTCGGTAGCGAAATCACCGAACTAGATCAGATGAGAGCATTCTCCGTAGCCATGGCTGCAGCTATTACAGTGATCATCGCTTCTCAGTTAGGTCTTCCTGTCTCTTCAACCCATATTGCAGTCGGTGGTATATTTGGTGTAGGTTTTCTAAGGGAATATCTTGAATCTACTGGGCAAGTAGAACGAATTGAAAAACAGCAGATCAATATAGAAGATGAAAAAAGAGTTTTGAGAGCATATAGCAGTGAACTTATAACATTAGAAGAGAAAACAGATAAATCAAAAGCAGATTATGAAAGAATCGTTGATCTTTATAAAGCAATTGACCAGGAAGAAGAGAGGATTAAAGCGGCAAAAAAACGTATAAAGAGTGTAGAGAAAGTCAAATATGTCAAAAGAGATGCCGTTAAAAAAATTATCGCTGCCTGGGTGATTACTGTACCGGCTTCTGCTGTACTTTCAGCAGCAATATTTTTCATGATTAGAGGCATTGTCCTTTAA
- a CDS encoding HIT family protein, translating into MSVIYKNENIRIEVEQNEIPWLKIFTQHAYKEMSEVPSEIKLEIYNLLDIIEKEMLSYYKPKKINIASFGNYMPHVHWHIMARFEEDSFFPEPMWGTKQRESSLKLPDFERFCENVVKAIV; encoded by the coding sequence ATGTCAGTAATATATAAAAATGAAAATATCAGGATTGAAGTAGAACAGAACGAGATCCCCTGGCTTAAGATATTTACTCAACACGCTTACAAAGAGATGAGTGAAGTGCCTAGTGAGATAAAATTAGAAATATATAACCTTTTAGACATCATAGAAAAAGAGATGCTCTCGTATTACAAACCTAAAAAAATAAATATTGCCAGTTTTGGTAATTATATGCCTCATGTACATTGGCATATCATGGCACGTTTTGAAGAGGACAGTTTTTTCCCTGAACCTATGTGGGGTACAAAACAGCGTGAAAGTAGTTTGAAGTTACCAGATTTTGAAAGATTTTGTGAAAACGTAGTTAAAGCTATAGTATAA
- a CDS encoding Sua5/YciO/YrdC/YwlC family protein, with translation MNNKVFLTQTDTTIGFVSQNADKLTQIKQRPPHKYYIKAVNSLDTLKTFTRVPQKHKKRVRRAKKTTFIMPDGDSYRVIKDKHHLLLLDRLKWAYTTSANLSNEAYDESFARKMADVIIEPIQENRQASSIYRLGKKTLRKIR, from the coding sequence ATGAATAATAAAGTTTTTTTGACACAAACCGATACGACCATCGGTTTTGTCTCGCAAAATGCTGACAAACTCACTCAGATCAAACAACGCCCTCCTCACAAATATTATATTAAAGCTGTCAACTCACTAGATACGCTCAAAACATTTACCCGTGTACCTCAAAAGCATAAAAAAAGAGTCAGAAGAGCAAAAAAAACAACCTTTATCATGCCGGATGGAGATTCCTACCGTGTGATAAAAGACAAACATCATCTCTTGCTCTTAGACCGTCTCAAATGGGCCTATACGACTTCAGCAAATCTAAGTAATGAAGCCTATGATGAATCATTCGCCAGAAAGATGGCAGATGTCATCATAGAACCGATACAAGAGAACAGACAGGCCTCAAGTATTTACAGGCTTGGGAAAAAAACACTAAGAAAGATACGTTAA